The proteins below are encoded in one region of Sminthopsis crassicaudata isolate SCR6 chromosome 1, ASM4859323v1, whole genome shotgun sequence:
- the LOC141551050 gene encoding uncharacterized protein LOC141551050, giving the protein MNKKFKRALTIDSFCVEREQTSNAEETRNRLSPDVSPGRDISCSSIQKNLIEEIKKALTRELEEKWEKEREAWQESLEKSSHAFKDRVDKEIKSLRNKISELEKVNNSKENRISELEKVNNSKENRIRELEKEISSLKNKMDKMEKNSIEDKNSIGQLQRDIKKVSEENTSLKIRLEQVEMNDSRRNQEGVKQNQRNETIEKTVKYLTRKTTDLENRSRRDNLRIIGLPEKWEEKKSLDTIFEEMIKENCPDVLETEGKIDIEKIHRSPTERDPKIKTPRNIVAKFKNHQTKEKILEAARKKQFRYRGSTIRITQDLAASTLKERRAWNMIFRKAKELAEKLWEESVNPIPALL; this is encoded by the coding sequence gacctcaaatgctgaggagactaggaacagactgtccccagatgtatcccctgggagggatataagctgctcctcaatacaaaagaacctcatagaggaaatcaaaaaggctctcacaagagagctggaagagaaatgggaaaaggaaagggaagcttggcaagagagcctggagaagtcatcccatgcattcaaagacagagtggataaagaaatcaaatcattgagaaacaagattagtgagctggaaaaggtaaacaactccaaggaaaacaggattagtgagctggaaaaggtaaacaactccaaggaaaacaggattagagagctggaaaaagaaatcagctctctaaaaaataaaatggataaaatggaaaaaaattccatagaagataaaaactcaattggacaattacaaagagatataaaaaaagtgagtgaagaaaatacatcattgaaaattagactggaacaagtagaaatgaatgactcaaggagaaaccaagagggagtcaagcaaaaccagagaaatgaaacaattgaaaagactgtcaagtaccttaccagaaagacaacagacctggaaaacagatccaggagagacaatttgagaataatcggactccctgaaaaatgggaggaaaaaaagagcttggacaccattttcgaggaaatgatcaaagagaactgcccagacgttttggaaacagagggtaaaatagacattgagaaaattcatcgatcacctactgaaagggaccctaaaatcaaaacgccaagaaatatagtggccaagttcaagaaccatcagacaaaggaaaagatattggaagctgctagaaaaaaacaattcagatatagaggatccacaataaggataacacaggatttagcagcgtccacattaaaagaacgcagggcctggaacatgatattccgaaaggctaaggaacttg